Proteins encoded together in one Xenopus laevis strain J_2021 chromosome 6L, Xenopus_laevis_v10.1, whole genome shotgun sequence window:
- the crh.L gene encoding corticoliberin precursor (The RefSeq protein has 1 substitution compared to this genomic sequence) → MKFQLWVSTGILLVSLLPCHECRAFIKSPASSPGALLPALSNSQPFLLRMGEEYFLRLGNLHKHSPGSFPEASAGNFVRAVQQLQAQQWSSQPGMRAASLDGADSPYSAQEDPTEKAKRAEEPPISLDLTFHLLREVLEMARAEQIAQQAHSNRKLMDIIGK, encoded by the coding sequence ATGAAGTTCCAGCTGTGGGTGTCTACAGGAATCCTACTGGTGTCTCTCCTCCCCTGCCATGAGTGCCGAGCTTTCATTAAATCCCCAGCATCTTCTCCTGGAGCTCTCCTGCCTGCTCTGTCCAATTCCCAGCCCTTTTTACTGCGAATGGGAGAAGAGTATTTCCTACGTCTAGGTAATCTCCATAAGCATTCCCCAGGCTCGTTTCCTGAGGCATCTGCTGGTAACTTTGTAAGAGCTGTACAGCAACTGCAGGCTCAGCAGTGGAGCAGCCAGCCAGGGATGAGAGCGGCAGCTTTGGATGGAGCAGACAGCCCTTACAGTGCTCAGGAAGATCCCACAGAAAAAGCAAAGCGTGCAGAAGAGCCTCCCATTTCCCTGGATCTGACTTTTCACTTGCTCCGTGAAGTCTTAGAAATGGCAAGAGCTGAGCAAATAGCCCAGCAAGCCCACAGCAACAGGAAACTCATGGACATCATTGGGAAATAG
- the crh.L gene encoding corticoliberin isoform X1: MLQWYSPSTSQTQGDAQLCFCNSPHCPFPCAVPIHSKDPCASVFSDLRSLECNMKFQLWVSTGILLVSLLPCHECRAFIKSPASSPGALLPALSNSQPFLLRMGEEYFLRLGNLHKHSPGSFPEASAGNFVRAVQQLQAQQWSSQPGMRAAALDGADSPYSAQEDPTEKAKRAEEPPISLDLTFHLLREVLEMARAEQIAQQAHSNRKLMDIIGK; this comes from the exons ATGCTACAGTGGTACAGCCCCAGCACCAGCCAAACACAGGGAGACGCGCAACTCTGCTTCTGCAA CTCTCCTCACTGCCCTTTTCCTTGTGCTGTTCCCATCCATTCTAAGGATCCCTGTGCATCAGTTTTTTCTGATCTTCGATCTTTGGAGTGTAATATGAAGTTCCAGCTGTGGGTGTCTACAGGAATCCTACTGGTGTCTCTCCTCCCCTGCCATGAGTGCCGAGCTTTCATTAAATCCCCAGCATCTTCTCCTGGAGCTCTCCTGCCTGCTCTGTCCAATTCCCAGCCCTTTTTACTGCGAATGGGAGAAGAGTATTTCCTACGTCTAGGTAATCTCCATAAGCATTCCCCAGGCTCGTTTCCTGAGGCATCTGCTGGTAACTTTGTAAGAGCTGTACAGCAACTGCAGGCTCAGCAGTGGAGCAGCCAGCCAGGGATGAGAGCGGCAGCTTTGGATGGAGCAGACAGCCCTTACAGTGCTCAGGAAGATCCCACAGAAAAAGCAAAGCGTGCAGAAGAGCCTCCCATTTCCCTGGATCTGACTTTTCACTTGCTCCGTGAAGTCTTAGAAATGGCAAGAGCTGAGCAAATAGCCCAGCAAGCCCACAGCAACAGGAAACTCATGGACATCATTGGGAAATAG